In Glycine max cultivar Williams 82 chromosome 4, Glycine_max_v4.0, whole genome shotgun sequence, the genomic stretch AAGATCAAGAATAAGAAAAGAACCTAGGTAATTTGTAGCAAATGTCATCTCAATTTTATCCTCAGAGAACTCCAAGTTTTGAGAAAACATCCCTGCATTGTTTCtgtaaaattaattcattctaactattaatatatataccatATATGTAAAACATGAATGACTTTGATTGTCCTTGTTCTTTCACAATGATAACAATCATTACTATGAAATGGAAAAAGGTGGAACAATATGATGGTAGACAAAACTTACATGAGAATATTAAGGGGAAGTTCTAAAGCCAAAAACTCGGAACAAAATCTCTGCACAGAACCAAAAGAGCCAAGATCAATCTCCAACAGAATAACCTCAGCTTTTGGAGTCTccttttgtatgttctttttcACTTCCGTGGCCTTCTTCAAGTCCCTTGCAGCAATCACAACTCTCACTCCTCTCTTTGCTAACACTCTTGCTGTTTCAGCTCCAATACCAGAACTCGCcccttcaaattaaaaattcaataacaataacaacaacttcattaaaattaaattaaattaattccaCATATATATCACGTACTCTagttaacaaatataatataaagtttTTAGAGATTTTGTCATTCTTAGATTAGGGTAGATTAAAAAATGAGGGaaggagattttttttaattttttgtgtgtggGAAAAAGGAGATATGATCAAGATTATGAGTTTGTGCCTTTGTGGTGTACGTAGTGTAGATAAGGGatcatgtttgaaacatgatgAAAGAAGGGTTCACCCAAAAGAGACAAAAGTCACAAAACCGCATCTTAATTGCTGCGGCTAAAAACAACCACACCACATCTTGAGTGGTACAGTATTCATGTGATGTGAGAGAACCCGAAGGTTTAAAACTTAATTAGTCTCTCACCTTTCCTCAATGAAGCAAAAACAATCAGAAAGAAAGCACCACACAATTAATTATAACCATCGAATTTGGCTAATAATTCTGTAGTAAAATTTTGGTTATAGATATTGAAGtaaattttctgtttttctttgacaaaaaaaaaaagatggagaacTAAGTAGAAATGAAATAACAGGATAAGGTGCTTTCAAGATTCATGCATAGTCAAGCAATCAGCTTCTAGAGAACAGACTCACTCAAACATAGTCTTGAAAGACCACAtggtaaaaatgaaataaaaaaaaaaaagggcaaCACCTTTGGTtagtaataaaattttgataaaaagatATCAGAGGAAGTGGAGGATGAAAAtgattgagtttaattttcaccCCCTATCTAGCTTAATTATAGAAGCTGTGTTTTGAGACTTACCAGTGATGAGAGCGGTTAGAGCTGcagaaggaaggaaggaagaacaatCTTCAGTGACTTGTTCAGCTGTTGAATTTGAGCCAAAACCACTAGGGCCTGCCATTCCTGCTAAGTATCTTAGTGTTGCCTTCATGGCTTTAGAGTGTTGCAAGGACAAATGACATTTGAAGGTTAGACTATGCAAACACATGCAGCTATTTTTATacataacatataatataagtatGATAACACATAAGGTATAGCAAAGAGATTCGAATCAGAAAATTTgtgaagtgaaaaaataaagatttatttacaataaaatattgGCTAAatgtatatgataaattatttatttttataataattattttaaaagttatatttattattactttcGGCCCTTTTACATTAAAACTTGTGTCttataaaaagatgaaaaataatattttttttattgattaatagtataattttaCACCAACACTTcagaaaaattaaactctttacttaatatttatttattcaataataagTATTAACAAATGCATGTTAAATAGTTTTAgataataaacaaatacatgctaattaaagttttgaatttcaaacCTTGGGCataaaaataatctttctcTAAAATAACTTaccataaattaatatttgtaacttgaataaaaattcatatgatcttaaaaaaattaacaataattaaaatcgtactttatcattttataatttgtacGTCTCCTCTGAATTATTCCTAGGACCAACCTAGCTGAGCTACCTAATAAGTTGTTTCTCAGAACGACAATGTTCAGCAAAATCATTGGTCCAGACACCTAGCCGGGATGCTCCACAAACTACGAGATTATAACCTACTAAAATGGTTTAGcatatcaattttattattgccctttatttttggcttttcagttttttttctcataattaaTGTTGGTCCTTATTAAGTGGATTGCATTCTTCAGTGGTCTACGGTCACTGATTTCATACTTTCTGGTAAAATTTCCGAGAGCATAATTAAGCTTTTGTCCTAAGAAAAAAGTGCATAATAACACTTAATTAAGGTAATTCCACTAATCATTACATGAAGATTACCACTGAAGTAAAACCAAATGcccttgtttgttttttcctttcacCCTTTCTTGTGGTAATCAATTTGTGTGGATCCAATTTGTTGTACTTTctaatttccttttaaaatatCATCTTATCATCTTTGTCATCTTTTCATAGAATTGAAGTTCATGACCTTATCCCTTTGTCATGTTTCCATAGATTTGAAGCTAAGAGTTGATTTTATATATCCCTTTTTTTAGAGAGGGGGGAACAAAAATTATCACACTAGTTGAACAAGAAATGTAAGGAGAAATAAAGTTTGAGTGTCAAAAGTTTAAATTGTCTTAGATTTGGGGACAAAGTAACAACTCTCAAACGCAATTCCACAAAAAGTAGATCACCTATTCTATTTCTACCGCATTAATTCAAAACTTAGATGGACCCCACGATAAATTCAAGACCTGaagggaggaaaaaaaaaacttagtgaGAATGACCCACCTAAACAAATATTGTTATAGACTTGTGAGAAAGACCCACCCAAACAATACATGAATCACAGTGAGAAGACCTACAtaattagaaagaaagaaaaaaaaaagacttaattaGATAATTGTTGCAGCCTTGTGGTCCTAAAATATACTTATTGAGAAAAATCAAGACAAATATGTTGCAAACCTATAACCTTAAttataaaagagaagaaagatctaaataaacaaattttgcaAACCTCAAGTTTGGAAAAAGAGTACACGTTCAAGACTAATGACCAGTGTGGCCACCCCATCACATTTTTCAGAAAGGGAGATTGAAGTTAAGGTTTTAACTCACTAATAAATGTAGTTGTGGCATCATATTTCTACCAGAAAATGGGTTGTTATCTTATAGTGACAGAAATTAAAGTCACCTATGAGAACCTTTAGCcataattattgattaaaaagacAAAGCAAGAAGAAAAGTCTCCGTTATTTTAAAACGTGCCACATCCATCTACAGTGTGTATAACTATGCGAAAATAATTACACAGTCATACGTATACGTATCAGttgaaattttagaataataCTTAAAACCTACCACCAATTTGACTACTTTCAACATATATGAAGAAATGCCCTAGCTAAAACCCTGTTGTTTGACATAACTGAAAGGGCAAAGATAATAGACAAGATTCTCTATTTGTAGTTACTATACGTGATCAGCTTTGCCTAACTTCTTGTTGAAAAGGCCATTTGACGTTAACAAAAGTAGTTTTACactcaacaaaattaaaatgccaTTTCTGTCACATCTACTCTtctcagttattttattttattttctatagtgGGTTATtacaattgttattttaaaattgaataataattctAAGGAGTgtatgaattataattttaaaggattttaaaagatttttttatataaaaaagtattgtgatatttaattaagatttttaaataatataaacaagTTTTGcaatattcaattaagattttgTAAGAAAGACAATAAAATCCAATGatgtttaattatgattttttttaacttataaaaagttttttgatatttaaaaatatacaaatttcaatgaattttatcaaactttttagtataaaacatatattaaacAATCTCATCTAAATCCTTGAGATTTTGCtagactttttttctttttttctatattagttaccatattttttttctttcatcatgcatatctttttctctctttaatatttaatattattcaatatGTATGTGTCATATATATTCCTCCTATgcttttggaataaaaaatgttaaatatattcCTCTCTTCtgcactttttcttttgttttctacattaaattaatgtttgtcttATGTGTTaagattaatcatatttttcttatattgacTATGTTCATCACTTGTTCGatgtaatatttttgtaatcgtCATCCTTAatttcatcattcatataaCTTAATAATCTTTCTATCAATTTTTCATTCTTACTAATCCCTTCTAGTATATGCTTATTGTTGcactttatttaaatatgtcattagatttatcatgaaataattatagtaattaaaaaaatcaaaaaactaacatataattttaaatatattgttcaaatccaaaagtgagaatgaaaagatgttattgtaaaaaacattagtataagaggatataaaactagaattaatatagttattaaaaaaaattaaaaaattatattggtttTACTTGTTTTTATCCAAACCTCGtcattttttatcattcttttactaattcttgtaattttgaatatatttttaaaaattcaaagaattttttcaaatcttataaatgtataaatttttttcaaatcctttaaattcttatcatataaatccattaaaatttaaattatcataaaaatcttGTAAAGAAATCTAATAAGTCGTAATATTCATACATAATCTTTAAAATCAACAAaacttttttatgttaaaataatcatttaaaatcttaatccaATACACCCCTAAATCTTCCTATTATATTCTCTTGCTAATTATTTTTGCACTTCATTTATATGGTAAGTATTGAAtgtcttttatattttcatgtacttttatataattagtAGGAAGATATATATACAACCAAGGAgccttaaaaaaatactaccaaggaagttattgtaaatttaatttttatagataaaaaatatactattattctttaaaatttcagcaaaaataatagtaatatttttttaaattaattttaaggatATTTTGTACTGTTATATAAAAAAGGGGTTGCTTACTTATcccaaataaaaatgaagttaaTTACAACTACATCTCAAATGATCTAAaaatcttcattcaaatttgCATTAAAATCCTTAAATTTTTCTTGTATGTGGAAAATGacccctttattttgttttcctggtgatgcatgcatgcatgcacaCTACTGATATATATATGCAGGCATATGAATGCTCCCCTAACACGTGTGCacatagaaaaaccaatgataGCATGTAGCATGCAATGTAAGTTTTGATAATTCAAATTTACAAATACGAATGAGAAAGGGAATCAAAGCACAGACAGACAAAGACACACATAGGAGTTGCAGAGACAACTAAACATGCTTTTGCTGCGTGCACACCGTGCCATTCACTGGTCTTTTGTCCATATGGCGCTCTGAGAAATGATGGGCGGTGTTGGAGCCTTGAAGGGTAAAAAGATAGGCACTGAGGTTGACCCTTCAACAAGGGAATGGTGAAAATAGGAACTATGGGTTGTGTGTAGGGTCCCATTATGTTTCCCAACTCACCAACACCATCTCATCAACATGCCACACCTCTTACAAGCACTACTCATACTCTTGTTGTTTCACATGTGGtatcttcttcattcttcttatgAATCATGGCAAGTGCCCAGAGAAAAAGTGTGTATGTATGtgtttctatttattatttaatcaagaGGTATCTGATTATCTGTgagactttttatttaatatatatctaattaatttttttttcactgagCCGGTCCATCTATTACATCTATATAAAAAGTCTTCTCCCATTACTATATATTATTTGGGTGTCACATGTTACATTGTGGTTACAAATTTTCTCgctcattttcttttgcatcttaacccttgattttcttttctccaACAACTAATCTAATGATCCTTGGAATAAAAGTTTAGTTGAGATTCCAGCAGTCACAGGATTTAACACCAGATCTTAATTAAGAGACCTAAATATTGAACCGTTTGTGCACCAACAACATTTGCTAAGTGTGTTTAGTTAAAGTTATATGGCAATGGCATGATCATATACTACATGCATATCCAGAACTAGCTGCTTGTAGGACACAAAGCTCCTTCGTTAATTATTACCATCATTCAAAAGCTAAATTCATGGGCTTGCTAGCATTCACACCCTTCAATCCCccctaaaaattatataaaagctAATAAGCGGACAATTATGACTTGTAGCTTCTGATTTTGTCAAGTAAACTGGACTGGAGCAATTGTTGTGAAGGTTGAAACATacgtaaaaaatgaaaaagttgaaataaaaattaaactattatcTTTGTGCAAAGATCTTCTTATTAACgtattaaaatacatattatataatagCAACATTTGATCATATAGAATGATTAACCATGTCTTGTGTGAAAGTGTACACAGTAAAAGTAttgtctttttttccttttaaagcttttaatatttagaaatcactttttttataaaccTTGATTAATTCAAGTTAAATCAATTAGGTAGAACCAATTAACTTGGGTTATGGGTGTAATTTTGATTGCATTGACCGTATGTTTTAGTGTAACAATTTATTCCATACCATGGGACTTAATATTAGGTATTGGGTACGtagtaaaaattatatatatatgcaaattgTTGTATTACATCTTATTAATAGTTACTATGTTAGTGATAATTAACACTAACAagtatttatctttaaaaaaaaagtctaattAAATCACGCACAGACAGTACATGTACAGTCAAGTCAAGGTGCTTTTCAAATTAACCTGCCaacttgaattatttatttatgatctagttaaaagtaata encodes the following:
- the LOC100799729 gene encoding short-chain dehydrogenase TIC 32, chloroplastic isoform X2, which produces MYKNSCMCLHSLTFKCHLSLQHSKAMKATLRYLAGMAGPSGFGSNSTAEQVTEDCSSFLPSAALTALITGASSGIGAETARVLAKRGVRVVIAARDLKKATEVKKNIQKETPKAEVILLEIDLGSFGSVQRFCSEFLALELPLNILINNAGMFSQNLEFSEDKIEMTFATNYLGHFLLTEILIDKMIETAEKTCIQGRIINVSSVIHSWEKKDGFRFNDILSGKKYNGTRAYAQSKLANILHAKEIAKQLKARNARVTINAVHPGIVKTGIIRAHKGLITDSLFFIASKLLKTTSQVCKQTHSVQNLQLS